In a genomic window of Myotis daubentonii chromosome X, mMyoDau2.1, whole genome shotgun sequence:
- the LOC132224478 gene encoding dual specificity protein phosphatase 5-like — MKVTALDGRQLHKMLRKEAARCVVLDCQPYLAFAASSVRGSLKVNLNSVVLRRACYVPDEAARARLLQEGGGGLAAVVVLDQGSRHWQKLREESAARVVLTLLLACLPAGPRVYFHKGGYETFYSEYADCCVDVEPISQEKVETERALISQCGKPVLSISYRPAHDQGGPVEILPFLYLGSAYHASKCEFLANLHITALLNVSRRTSEACMSHLHYKWIPVEDSHTADISSHFQEAIDFIDCVREKGGKVLVHCEAGISRSPTICMAYLMKTRQFRLKDAFDYIKQRSVVSPNFGFMGQLLQYETDILPSMPTPQVPSCQGEAASSSFSAHLQTLSPDEQGSYYTFPTSVLAPVPTHWMVSELSRNAMATATSC, encoded by the exons ATGAAGGTCACAGCGCTCGACGGGCGCCAGCTGCACAAGATGCTCCGCAAGGAGGCGGCGCGCTGCGTGGTGCTGGACTGCCAGCCCTACCTGGCCTTCGCCGCCTCCAGCGTGCGCGGCTCCCTCAAGGTCAACCTCAACTCGGTGGTGCTGAGGCGGGCGTGCTACGTGCCGGACGAGGCGGCCCGCGCCAGGCTGCTGCAGGAGGGCGGCGGCGGCTTGGCGGCCGTGGTCGTGCTGGACCAGGGCAGCCGCCACTGGCAGAAGCTGCGCGAGGAGAGTGCCGCGCGTGTCGTGCTCACCTtgctgctcgcctgcctgcccgccGGCCCGCGGGTCTACTTCCACAAAGGGGGATATGAGACTTTCTACTCGGAATATGCTGATTGTTGCGTGGACGTAGAACCCATCTCCCAAGAGAAGGTTGAGACCGAGAGAGCCCTCATCAGCCAGTGTGGGAAACCAGTGCTCAGCATCAGCTACAGGCCAGCTCATGACCAGGGTGGCCCAGTTGAAATCCTTCCGTTCCTCTACCTTGGAAGTGCCTACCATGCATCCAAGTGCGAGTTCCTCGCCAACCTGCACATCACGGCCCTGCTGAATGTCTCACGGCGGACCTCCGAGGCCTGCATGAGCCACCTACACTACAAGTGGATCCCCGTGGAGGACAGCCACACGGCTGACATTAGCTCCCACTTTCAAGAAGCAATAGACTTCATTGACTGTGTCAGGGAAAAGGGAGGCAAGGTCCTGGTCCACTGTGAGGCTGGGATCTCCCGTTCACCCACCATCTGCATGGCTTACCTCATGAAGACCAGGCAGTTTCGCCTAAAGGATGCCTTTGATTACATCAAGCAGAGGAGTGTGGTCTCGCCCAACTTTGGCTTCATGGGCCAGCTCCTGCAGTATGAGACTGAC ATCCTGCCTTCCATGCCCACCCCCCAGGTTCCCTCTTGCCAAGGGGAGGCAGCCAGCTCTTCCTTCAGCGCCCATTTGCAGACACTGAGCCCTGATGAACAGGGTTCCTACTACACATTCCCTACCTCGGTGCTGGCGCCAGTGCCCACCCACTGGATGGTCTCAGAGCTCAGCAGGAACGCCATGGCCACAGCCACATCCTGCTAA